A single region of the Lactobacillus isalae genome encodes:
- a CDS encoding glycosyltransferase family 2 protein yields MNKVSVIIPMYNSDESIRRLLNELSEQTYQNSEYIIVDDGSKDESYLIVKKYIEETHDNRFELYHQENKGVSSARNLGLQHASGEYLIFIDADDKIEKLFIEKYVNKIKSTKSDIAIFPINVISSLSSDKAESVINNCLVDENDITAKELLNKILAGYINTYLFGFIFKRSLWKNVLFDEGISYKEDYLSICTILFNNWNCKIVRDSNAYYWYCDNQSGLSGKYTEKRVMDGLTVSRKILNRIRLIQFPNYGLAVYSNLVSDLEAINFGINSNNKRIYIKYSKEYLKMLKYASFPNIKMKVKRILQGILLRAHVYKVVYKKMKSVKNENNI; encoded by the coding sequence ATGAATAAAGTAAGTGTTATTATCCCCATGTATAATTCCGATGAATCTATTAGAAGATTATTGAATGAATTAAGTGAGCAAACGTATCAAAATTCTGAATATATTATAGTGGATGATGGGTCTAAAGATGAGAGCTATTTAATTGTAAAAAAATATATTGAAGAAACCCATGATAATCGATTTGAATTATATCATCAAGAAAATAAAGGAGTTAGTTCTGCAAGAAACCTTGGACTGCAACATGCTAGTGGAGAATATTTAATATTTATTGATGCAGATGATAAAATTGAAAAACTTTTTATTGAAAAATATGTTAATAAAATAAAATCCACTAAATCTGATATAGCAATCTTTCCTATTAATGTAATTTCATCATTATCTTCAGATAAAGCTGAATCCGTGATTAATAATTGTCTAGTAGACGAAAATGATATAACTGCCAAAGAACTTTTAAACAAAATACTTGCCGGATATATTAATACATATCTTTTTGGTTTTATTTTTAAACGTTCTTTATGGAAAAATGTTTTATTTGATGAGGGAATATCCTATAAGGAGGATTATCTCAGTATTTGTACGATCTTATTTAATAATTGGAATTGCAAAATTGTTAGAGATAGCAATGCATACTATTGGTATTGTGATAATCAATCGGGATTATCTGGTAAATATACTGAAAAAAGAGTAATGGATGGATTAACTGTTTCTAGAAAGATATTAAACAGAATAAGATTAATTCAATTTCCTAATTATGGTTTAGCTGTTTATTCCAATTTAGTATCTGATCTAGAAGCAATTAATTTTGGAATAAATAGCAATAACAAAAGAATATATATTAAGTATTCTAAAGAGTATTTAAAGATGCTGAAATATGCTAGTTTTCCAAATATTAAAATGAAAGTTAAACGTATTTTACAAGGAATCCTTTTGCGAGCCCATGTATATAAAGTAGTTTATAAAAAAATGAAGAGTGTAAAAAATGAAAATAACATATAA
- a CDS encoding capsular polysaccharide synthesis protein, translated as MNKIKKSPIFVLWYQGEKNAPPLVKMCIQSMRRNSNGHKVVVLDRENLSDWVDYDPIVKEKFLSKKFSIQLESDYIRLNILKKHSALWLDSTIFVSKPIPDDVFSMDFFAVIRKEAQKKDITNKLSPFLLGRNSSDRSKKVFSFAFDLMETYIKNEDDLINYLLIENILNIAIEKETWLNDLVNEQLFKNKQDILGLVKLLNDPMSAKVNKFLYKNLFNKLNFHQNYDLLTSDGQETVYSYLLNNKEKLNE; from the coding sequence ATGAATAAAATAAAGAAATCCCCAATTTTTGTATTATGGTATCAAGGTGAAAAGAATGCGCCTCCATTAGTAAAAATGTGTATACAGAGTATGCGAAGGAATTCTAATGGGCATAAAGTAGTTGTGCTCGATCGAGAAAATTTATCTGATTGGGTGGATTATGATCCAATCGTTAAAGAAAAATTTTTAAGTAAAAAATTTTCAATACAATTAGAGTCAGATTATATCAGATTAAATATTTTAAAAAAGCATTCGGCTTTATGGTTAGATTCTACGATTTTTGTATCAAAACCTATCCCAGATGACGTGTTTTCTATGGATTTTTTTGCGGTTATAAGAAAAGAAGCACAAAAGAAAGATATAACAAATAAATTGTCTCCTTTTTTACTAGGAAGAAATAGCAGTGATAGAAGTAAAAAAGTATTTAGTTTTGCCTTCGATTTAATGGAGACTTATATAAAGAATGAAGATGATCTGATTAATTATCTGTTAATTGAAAATATTTTAAATATTGCTATTGAAAAGGAAACATGGTTAAACGATTTAGTGAATGAGCAATTGTTTAAAAATAAACAGGATATATTAGGGCTGGTAAAATTACTGAATGATCCGATGTCAGCAAAAGTAAATAAGTTTTTATATAAAAATTTATTTAATAAACTTAACTTTCATCAAAATTACGATTTATTAACTTCTGATGGTCAAGAAACTGTATATTCATATTTACTCAATAATAAGGAAAAATTAAATGAATAA
- a CDS encoding glycosyltransferase, whose protein sequence is MKILEICTVNFKLSGIPIHIRNYYNELKHENQIDIVSRNFDPKILKTMPLENKTKLYNLPRKKNLFKYYFGLKKIIKNGNYDVIHIHGNSATMAIELLACSSSNAKKITHTHNTEYQAKLISKLFSRYLNEHTDRRFASSDDAGKKLYGENKYEIIKNGIDVESIQYNRKARQSLRKKYNVSDDMFVIGHVGLFWRQKNQEFLLEVAKILAQKNVVFKMILIGDGEEKKSLIQDIKKMSLEKYFLILPSTSKVNKYYSMFDLFVLPSRWEGLGMVAIEAQYAGLPCLLSKNVPYAAKISDSVEFLPLSAEEWARKIMEEKNIKHDRTNLKIYNSYDIKDCAQNLEHEYQKLLG, encoded by the coding sequence GTGAAAATTTTAGAAATTTGTACTGTTAATTTTAAGTTGAGTGGAATTCCTATTCACATACGAAATTACTATAATGAATTAAAGCATGAAAATCAAATTGATATTGTTTCTAGAAATTTTGATCCTAAGATTTTGAAAACAATGCCATTAGAAAATAAAACTAAATTATATAATTTACCAAGGAAGAAGAATTTATTTAAGTATTATTTTGGATTAAAAAAAATAATAAAAAATGGAAATTATGATGTAATTCATATACATGGCAATAGCGCTACCATGGCAATTGAACTTTTAGCTTGTTCATCTTCAAATGCAAAAAAAATTACTCATACGCATAATACAGAATATCAAGCAAAATTAATAAGCAAATTATTTTCTCGATATCTTAATGAACATACTGATAGACGGTTTGCAAGCAGTGATGATGCTGGCAAAAAATTATATGGTGAAAATAAATATGAGATTATAAAAAATGGTATTGACGTAGAATCAATACAATACAATAGAAAAGCAAGACAATCTCTTCGAAAAAAATATAATGTATCAGATGATATGTTTGTCATTGGACATGTTGGACTTTTTTGGAGACAGAAAAATCAAGAATTTTTGCTAGAGGTTGCAAAAATTTTAGCGCAAAAAAACGTAGTATTTAAAATGATTTTAATTGGCGATGGTGAAGAAAAAAAATCATTGATTCAGGATATTAAAAAAATGTCTTTAGAAAAGTATTTCTTAATTTTGCCTTCTACTAGTAAAGTTAATAAATACTACTCCATGTTTGATTTGTTTGTGTTGCCCTCTCGATGGGAAGGATTAGGCATGGTTGCAATTGAAGCACAATATGCTGGATTACCATGTTTATTATCGAAGAATGTGCCCTATGCAGCAAAGATTAGTGATTCTGTAGAATTTCTTCCATTAAGTGCTGAAGAATGGGCTAGAAAAATAATGGAAGAAAAAAATATAAAACATGATAGAACTAATTTAAAAATTTATAATTCTTATGATATTAAAGATTGTGCTCAAAATTTAGAACATGAGTATCAAAAATTATTAGGGTAG
- a CDS encoding glycosyltransferase, whose translation MIFVTVGTHEQPFNRLVKKIDDLVADGTIKEKVVIQTGFSTYQPVHCDNHKMMSFEEMQNTLKEARIVITHGGPSSFIEALQFGKVPIVVPRQEKYHEHVNNHQVDFTELIDKRMNNIIPVYDIEQLANTIKNYDKVVKTKNSGESSNNKQFNEKLSKIIEILVN comes from the coding sequence ATGATTTTTGTTACTGTAGGAACACATGAGCAGCCCTTTAATCGTTTAGTAAAAAAAATAGATGATTTAGTAGCTGACGGCACGATCAAAGAAAAAGTAGTTATTCAAACTGGGTTTAGTACGTATCAACCAGTTCATTGTGATAATCATAAAATGATGTCTTTTGAAGAAATGCAAAATACTTTAAAAGAGGCACGTATTGTAATTACTCATGGTGGACCGTCAAGTTTCATTGAAGCACTTCAATTTGGAAAGGTACCGATTGTTGTCCCAAGACAGGAAAAATATCATGAACATGTTAATAATCATCAGGTTGATTTTACTGAATTAATTGATAAAAGAATGAATAATATAATTCCTGTTTATGATATAGAGCAGCTTGCTAATACAATTAAAAACTACGATAAAGTTGTGAAAACTAAAAACTCTGGTGAAAGCAGTAATAACAAGCAATTTAATGAAAAATTAAGTAAGATTATCGAAATCTTGGTGAACTAG
- the pssD gene encoding PssD/Cps14F family polysaccharide biosynthesis glycosyltransferase — protein MKVCLVGSSGGHLTHLYMLKPFWQNKDRFWVTFDKEDARSKLKGEKMYGCHYPTNRNLKNLIRNTFLAIKVLRKERPDVIISSGAAVAVPFFYIGKLMGAKTVYIEVFDRYDKPTITGKLVYPITDKFIVEWEEMKKVYPKAINLGSIF, from the coding sequence ATGAAAGTTTGTTTAGTTGGTTCAAGTGGCGGACACTTAACTCATCTTTATATGTTAAAACCCTTTTGGCAGAATAAAGATAGATTTTGGGTTACTTTTGATAAAGAAGATGCAAGAAGTAAACTCAAGGGAGAAAAGATGTATGGTTGTCACTATCCAACAAACCGTAATTTAAAAAACTTGATTCGTAATACTTTTTTAGCAATTAAAGTGCTCCGTAAAGAACGTCCTGATGTAATTATTTCTAGTGGGGCTGCAGTAGCAGTTCCATTTTTTTATATCGGAAAATTAATGGGAGCAAAAACCGTTTATATCGAAGTTTTTGATAGATATGATAAACCAACAATTACAGGAAAACTTGTGTATCCTATAACAGATAAGTTTATTGTTGAATGGGAAGAAATGAAGAAAGTTTATCCTAAAGCAATTAATTTAGGAAGTATTTTTTAA
- a CDS encoding sugar transferase — translation MMAQEVKKIKLDPSKVKGRWGYHVIKRGFDVLASGIALILLSPLFLVLIILIKKEDGGPAFYSQERIGKDEKPFKMWKFRSMIVNADKMVEQLEEQNEIDGAMFKIKDDPRVTKVGHVIRKYSLDELPQLWNVLKGDMSLVGPRPPLPMEVEDYTPYDKLRLIVIPGCTGLWQVTKRNDADFDEMVELDLEYINNSSLWFDFKILLKTVGVVIHPNSAY, via the coding sequence ATGATGGCACAAGAGGTTAAGAAAATAAAACTAGATCCGTCAAAAGTTAAAGGACGTTGGGGCTATCATGTTATTAAAAGGGGATTTGATGTTTTAGCTAGCGGAATAGCTTTGATATTATTATCGCCACTTTTTTTAGTGTTAATTATCTTGATTAAAAAAGAAGATGGTGGTCCAGCCTTTTACTCACAAGAAAGAATTGGAAAAGATGAGAAACCTTTCAAAATGTGGAAGTTTCGTTCTATGATTGTCAATGCCGATAAAATGGTAGAACAATTAGAAGAACAAAACGAAATTGATGGGGCTATGTTTAAAATTAAAGATGACCCTCGTGTAACAAAAGTTGGTCATGTAATAAGAAAATATAGCTTAGATGAATTGCCTCAACTTTGGAACGTCTTGAAAGGCGATATGTCTTTAGTTGGACCAAGACCACCTCTACCAATGGAAGTAGAAGATTATACGCCATATGATAAATTGCGTTTAATTGTAATACCAGGTTGTACGGGCCTTTGGCAAGTAACTAAGCGTAATGACGCAGATTTTGATGAAATGGTAGAATTAGATCTTGAATATATTAATAATAGTAGTTTATGGTTTGATTTTAAGATTTTATTGAAAACTGTTGGAGTTGTTATTCATCCAAATAGTGCATATTAA